One Arthrobacter sp. Soc17.1.1.1 DNA segment encodes these proteins:
- a CDS encoding ThiF family adenylyltransferase, which produces MSNPPIDPKDSIARLVADGYDMILQNGHLIVRRIPYLTQSGLRHDGRLVLPVINVEGLITDATDHRIWFAGEEPRDDNGGVLGSPDSHDFGVQERAGFMMSFKPPAGLYASVYDKIRQYAHILRNAAWQVDPTVTDTPGGSYQVVPDDLPLVYPDTNTTRAGLITLNTLFRGHTIAIVGVGGTGSYILDQVAKTWVDRIILIDGDGFETHNAYRAPGAAAIETVTAQPNKAEYFAAEYARMHTGVTAHPVSLTADNLDLLDGATFVFLAAADAETRPTIMQWLRARGVPFIDVGMSFREADIGITGMVKVAAYLPGQEAPLPTAPALPPGEDDYSSNLQLAELNALNAVLAVIRWKRHIGFYATHEVSNLTVYKLFSNEVRNGDLE; this is translated from the coding sequence ATGTCGAACCCGCCAATCGATCCTAAGGACTCCATCGCCAGGCTCGTCGCCGATGGGTACGACATGATCCTCCAAAACGGGCACCTTATTGTTCGCCGGATCCCGTACCTGACGCAGTCCGGTCTGCGGCATGATGGCCGGCTGGTCCTTCCGGTCATCAACGTCGAAGGCTTGATTACCGATGCAACCGACCACCGGATCTGGTTCGCCGGCGAGGAACCACGCGACGACAACGGTGGTGTGCTCGGAAGTCCGGACTCGCACGACTTCGGGGTGCAGGAGCGTGCGGGATTCATGATGTCCTTCAAGCCGCCCGCAGGCCTGTACGCGAGTGTGTATGACAAGATCCGGCAGTACGCCCACATCCTGCGCAATGCTGCCTGGCAGGTAGACCCCACCGTTACAGATACCCCGGGTGGGTCTTATCAAGTCGTGCCGGACGACTTGCCGCTCGTCTACCCTGACACGAACACGACCCGTGCCGGGTTGATTACGCTCAACACCCTCTTCCGCGGTCACACGATTGCGATCGTCGGGGTCGGCGGTACGGGTAGCTACATTCTCGACCAGGTTGCCAAGACCTGGGTTGACCGAATTATCCTTATCGACGGCGACGGCTTCGAAACCCACAACGCCTACCGCGCTCCAGGGGCTGCAGCCATCGAAACGGTCACAGCCCAACCCAACAAGGCCGAGTACTTCGCCGCAGAGTATGCGCGCATGCACACCGGCGTCACAGCTCACCCCGTCTCCCTCACGGCGGACAACCTCGACCTCCTTGACGGAGCAACGTTCGTCTTCCTGGCAGCCGCAGATGCTGAGACGCGGCCGACCATCATGCAGTGGCTGCGAGCTCGCGGCGTGCCCTTCATCGATGTCGGCATGAGTTTCAGGGAAGCCGACATCGGGATCACCGGCATGGTGAAGGTTGCGGCGTACCTCCCGGGCCAAGAAGCACCCTTGCCGACCGCTCCGGCCCTCCCGCCGGGCGAGGACGACTACAGCAGCAACCTTCAGCTGGCAGAGCTCAACGCCCTGAACGCCGTCCTCGCTGTCATCCGCTGGAAGCGCCACATCGGGTTCTACGCGACCCACGAAGTGTCGAACCTGACCGTGTACAAGCTGTTCTCCAACGAGGTGCGGAACGGAGACCTCGAGTGA
- a CDS encoding helix-turn-helix domain-containing protein, which produces MTGSSDASGSEQIDLAQLGALLRERRGSLSLRQAAAEAGVSFSTLTRVEAGAQPDLTSFTLLCGWLGVSPAQFFMPVAERRVTPIDEVIAHLSADPRLGSDAASKIASVLRNMYDVLATTPAQRPVVACHLRAASALRPGVPHRLNSLLSAMHDGLAERVAAGEL; this is translated from the coding sequence ATGACCGGGTCATCCGACGCTTCTGGTTCGGAGCAGATTGACCTCGCCCAGCTGGGAGCGTTGCTGCGCGAGCGTCGTGGATCTTTATCGCTTCGGCAAGCCGCCGCCGAGGCCGGGGTTAGTTTCAGCACGCTTACGCGTGTGGAAGCGGGAGCTCAGCCCGATCTGACGTCTTTCACCCTGTTATGCGGGTGGCTGGGAGTGTCACCAGCCCAGTTTTTCATGCCCGTAGCCGAACGCCGGGTAACACCAATTGACGAAGTCATCGCGCACCTGTCCGCTGACCCCCGTCTCGGATCTGACGCGGCGTCGAAGATAGCGAGCGTGCTACGAAATATGTATGACGTCCTCGCAACGACTCCCGCTCAACGCCCCGTAGTTGCCTGCCACTTGAGAGCTGCGTCTGCCCTTCGCCCTGGGGTTCCCCACCGGCTAAACTCTCTTCTGAGTGCGATGCATGATGGGCTAGCCGAGCGGGTCGCCGCCGGGGAGCTATGA
- a CDS encoding DUF6527 family protein yields MEAGVLYISTSYSLAGHICPCGCGREVTNKLSLARWRVIYDGEVSLKPSIASTAFPCNSHYFITRGSVDWHPQLNTGQVEKARAADRRTSDHHRAPAAPSTRRVNWWKRFWGGSG; encoded by the coding sequence ATGGAAGCGGGTGTGCTCTATATTTCTACGAGTTATTCGCTCGCTGGGCACATCTGTCCCTGCGGTTGCGGGCGCGAGGTGACGAACAAGCTATCCCTGGCGCGCTGGCGAGTCATTTACGACGGAGAGGTATCGCTCAAGCCTTCCATTGCCTCAACGGCATTTCCCTGTAACTCCCACTACTTCATCACTCGGGGAAGCGTGGACTGGCACCCCCAGCTCAATACTGGCCAGGTGGAAAAGGCCCGGGCTGCCGACCGCCGTACAAGCGATCACCATCGGGCGCCGGCAGCACCTTCGACGCGACGCGTGAACTGGTGGAAGCGATTCTGGGGAGGATCGGGCTGA
- a CDS encoding multiubiquitin domain-containing protein, giving the protein MNAETAGKAKTVTIIVNTRPQSWTGKKITFEQVLEKAFPGQQYDPAGTTVEYSRGEGADHALRPGKDVVVKDGMVFDVEPANRS; this is encoded by the coding sequence ATGAACGCAGAGACAGCAGGGAAGGCTAAGACGGTGACGATCATCGTCAACACCAGGCCGCAGTCCTGGACGGGGAAGAAGATCACGTTTGAGCAGGTCCTGGAGAAGGCCTTCCCGGGACAGCAGTACGACCCGGCGGGTACAACGGTCGAGTACAGCCGTGGAGAGGGTGCCGATCACGCTCTGCGTCCGGGTAAAGACGTTGTGGTGAAGGATGGGATGGTCTTCGATGTCGAACCCGCCAATCGATCCTAA
- a CDS encoding ImmA/IrrE family metallo-endopeptidase, whose translation MTLRRGFKAEAERDAVRVRKELGLAPHDHLNPRDLAKHLGIAVIDASDLVDIKELEELERLQAFAFSAATFEIEDRSIIVVSPLRSLGRQNSDIAHELAHVMLSHNLSEIREIDGMPFRTCKPEEEEEATAFGGTLLLPRPLLLSAARRQATIDDISQQYDVTVEMARFRYNSTGVSRQLRS comes from the coding sequence ATGACACTGAGACGCGGGTTTAAGGCAGAAGCTGAGCGGGATGCGGTGCGAGTCCGGAAGGAACTTGGGTTAGCCCCCCATGATCATCTCAACCCACGGGATCTTGCGAAGCATCTGGGCATCGCGGTGATTGATGCTTCCGACCTTGTGGACATTAAAGAGTTAGAGGAACTCGAGCGGCTCCAGGCCTTCGCATTTTCCGCGGCGACGTTCGAGATCGAAGACCGGTCAATCATTGTCGTCAGCCCACTTCGGAGCCTTGGCCGCCAGAACAGCGACATCGCCCACGAGCTGGCTCACGTGATGCTGAGTCACAATCTTTCCGAGATCCGCGAAATCGACGGCATGCCGTTCCGGACATGCAAACCCGAAGAAGAAGAGGAAGCGACCGCGTTTGGGGGGACACTCCTCCTCCCCCGTCCGCTCCTGCTCAGTGCGGCTCGCCGGCAGGCAACCATCGATGACATCTCCCAGCAGTACGACGTGACGGTCGAGATGGCCCGTTTCCGGTACAACTCGACAGGAGTTTCAAGGCAATTGCGCAGCTGA